Within the Miscanthus floridulus cultivar M001 chromosome 17, ASM1932011v1, whole genome shotgun sequence genome, the region TAGTCAGGAGTCTAATTTTTTGCTTTCTACCTTAGGAATTTAGGAATATTTGTAGTTTGACATCTGAAATTTAGGAAGGTTTGCAGTTTGACATCTGAAAGTTAGCCGCTAAGTTACTACCTGGAACAAAGTTGTGCTTACTACCTGATGTATGCCAAGTTGATATTATCTTGCTTACTGTGCTTTATTTGCAGGTCGATAGGAGCATCAATGAAAGAGCCGAGAGCTGCTCATTTTCAATGGTAGCAACATCGATCTAGTTGTCAGCATAGTGGCCCCATTCGTTTGGCTGAatttggctgaaaaaataagccaaaacactgttctgactgaattattgtgagagaaaaatactgctctggctgaaaaaagaagccgaacaagccggattttaagacaagcgaacggggccaatagtGCAGTAGTTATTAGTAGTTAAATTCATGAACCGCTGAGATAAGATGGTAATCCTATTGAATGTATTGATGCCGGAACATTTGGACATCATCTATATGTAGACTGGATGCTATGAATGAATGTGCTGAACATTTGGACTCTATCTTTATATGTTGTGATGAAATTATCGTATGGGCAGTCCatattttaatatgttgttgctaTTGTTTTCCAAATAATTATTATATCCAATTTGCTGCATGGGTAAGTGTATATTATGCTGTCGGTGGTCTATTAACACCTAacagaaaaatacaatttttCTATGCATTCACCTAACTtgatagaaaaatataatttttcaTGTGAGTGCACCTCTGCAACTCTGACGGGACAACACTAACAGAAAAATGTTTTTCCTGTCGGGTTTTCCTTTTTTCTGTGAGGAATAATGCACATAAATTTTATTTTTAATCTGGTCGAACATAATTTTTCTGTGCATGTAAGACCGATAGAAAAATTGTTTCTTCCGGCGAGCCAACCGAAAAAtcgatttttctgtcattatatttctgtgggtaattttctgagggtacaccgtcagaaaaatattcttttgtcgatattcgtatttttctgtgggtttttgCACACACAGAAGTATTCGAATTTCCCGTAGTGGAATGTTACCAACATcgagaagagagggaggaggCAGCAGATGCCCGGCCGGCACCAGGAGGTGGAGGAGACACTTAGGCGAGGCAGCAGAAGGcaaggagggagatgcaacatgtgatctacttttgaaatattttGATGCAACACttataacatacgtctgaaggctgatgaaacacctgaaacatgcatctgaaacatttgcaaaaacacctgaaaaatagTTGTAACCATTACAAATACATTTtcatatctagataaaacacctgcaaatatatgtgtaaaacatatacAACTTCCTGATAAACACACctacaacatatgtatgaaaaaaACACACCTGCAACATTGAGAACAAAAGCGTGCAacatgtgtacaaccattgcaccatctcaatttacttttgcaacatgcatataaaacacttgcaacatagctTTGAagtatctgaaacacttgaaacagacacttgcaacatgcgctttcaagcGCAACCTCTACTTGCTGCTTGGATGAAAATGGAGGCTCGGCGACACGAAGCTCGACGTTGGCGTTGAGCTTGATGCTACGGAGTGGCGCGGAGGTAGCTGGTGTAGAGCTCGTCGGTGTCACGGACCTCGGCAAGGGCCGTGTTAGGGAAAGTGGAGCTGGCCCTAGGGGGCCACGGGGTACCGGAGCGTGTGAACAGTACCAGACATATTAGATTGAATTGGTTTGATTTGCTAGgaaagagatatgttagattgatTCGGCTAGGATATTTTCTTAGGGGCCAAGTTAGTCATCTCTATAAAAGAGAGAACCTGGTAACGATTGTAATTGAGCAAAAAGAAATCCTAAGATAGTCCCCGAGGAAGGACGGCTATTCGGGGTCTCTCTGCTAATCCATCTGCCCGTAGTCAGTTCATATTAGGCCATGACAGTCGGATGGAGCGTGATCGCGACGGGGGGCATGAATACAGGCGGGGGAGGGCGAGATCCGTCCCGTGAGCAGGGGCGTAGCGGGGGCGCGCAGCACGAGTGGGGGCGGCACGTGGGAGGATGGGATATGTCCTGCGAGCAGAGACGCACAGCGTGCATACGCCGCAGAGCGAGCGGACAATTTGGACGGAGGCGGCGCAGGCCAGGCGAGGTCCGTTCCACGAGCCGGCGTGGTCCGTCCGGACTGACGGACGACCCAAAGGAGCATTACCGTTTTCTTGTGTAACCGACATGGCTGTTTTCTTCTGTAACCGACATAGCTATCCGTCAATGATAGGTTGGAGTTGCAGATTGACCAGCCCAACAGAGCGTTTCAGGTGGACTCAGCCAAAGATTGTTTTGTGGAGTTGCCAAGGTGAGAGTTGGCATAATCTGGGTCAGTGTGCTTAGGTCATGTTTCCTAAAATTCTtatcatatcgaatgtttggacacatgcatggaatattaaatatagactaattatgaaactaattgcataacttgtaactaatttgcgagacgaattttttaagcctaattagtccatgatttgacaacgtggtgtaCAATAAACATAtgctcataataaattaattaggtttaaaaaaccATCttacaaattagcctccatctatataattagttttataattaatctatatttaatattctttattagtatttaaacattcgatgtgacatgaattttggaAGAGCCTAAAGAACCACCCTTAGCGAGAACAAAATCCACGCAAAGAAACCCATCCTCCTCGGCTAAAATCCCACACGCTTCTCCGTAATTTTGGATACCTTCACTTGAAGTGTCTAGCTGCTCCACGTCAACCTCACCCCACCCCACCTCGTCACATCGCATAGCATCCGGACCACTTCGGCGACTTCGCCGGCGCCGACCACCGTCCACGACCGCCCCCAGCCAGGCATGTCCAAGTACGGAACCATCCCGACCACCTCCTCCATTCCGCCACCCggtggctccacctcctcctcctcctccccggtCGACTTCATCTCCCGCGCCAAGGCCCGCGGCGCGTCCGCGCTCGCCACGCGCCGCCCCTGGCGCGAGCTCGCGGACCCGCGCGCGCTCTCCGTGCCGCGCGGGTTCTCGGCCGCGTACCGCCGCGCGCGCGCCAACCTCGCGCACTTCGCCGCCAACTACGCGCTCGTCGTCCTGCTCGTCGTCTTCGTCTCCCTCCTCTGGCGGCCGGTCTCcatgctcgtcttcctcgccTGCTTCGCGGCCTGGCTCGTGCTCTACTTCCTCCGCGACCGCGACGCGGACGGGGCGCTCGTGGTCTGCGGGCGCGGCGTCGGGGACGGCGTGGTCATCGCGGTCCTCTCCGCGGCCACGCTCGTCCTGCTGCTGCTCACGGGCGCCACGGGATTCATCCTCACCTCACTGCTCGTCGGGCTCCTGCTCGTCCTGCTCCACGCACTGCTGCACCGCCCCGCCGACAGcatcgacgacgaggccgggagATGGTACACGCCAGTGCCGCCGTCCAGCTACTAGCTAGGGTCACTGTGAGCTGCTCCTCCTCTTGCTTCTTGGTTACTGGATTGCAGATCCATGTTCTTCAGTTCTCGATCCGTTCGCGCTCTTGTCCATAGATAAATAAGATAAAATGTGCTTAAATTTGTGTTCTTTGtttatttaaatgcttttatATAATTTATTGGATGCAAACAATTATTCTCTCTCGGAAGATTTGTTACTGAAGTTATGCTTTTAGAGTGATCAATCTCAAGTCAATTTATTCTCACACCAAATGAAAATCTGAAATCAGTTGGTGCTCGGTTATGTGGCGCTTGTACGATGGTTCTTCAGAACGCTTCCTGAACAAGGGATTGCATGGTCAAACCGGAAGTGATGTGCCTTGTGATCCACGGGCCTAAAAGAAAACGGGTGTTCCCATGTGGGACTGAGACGTACGGAGGCAAACAACATCGTGTGAGCATATGAGCCACAACCAAAACCGGCCACTTTGTTAATAGTTTCTGACCAGTAACAAAAGGACACTTATGCTTATCCGTGGAGCTGGCCGGGTTTGAGCTTGATGATAGCAACCCATGAACTCGAACAATCTAGATAAATTCTGATTTATATCCATTTTCAAATTTGGAAGCAAGATGTTTTTATTTTTATCTATCGAATCGCATCTTCATGTCCAGTAAGCACAACAGAGTAGTACTGCCGTAGTTTATTTAGCTACCACATCGATTCTTAGTAAACACGATTTTTGGGTAATTGGCTGGCGGTTGTATAGTTTCTTTCTGCGACGACGCAATAATTGAAGGGACAGGCACAGGGGGACAGCTGTTGGCGAGAGAGTAGTGTCACGTATCCTAATAGAATTTTGTAGGTATATCCTTATGTGATTTTTATATCGTTCATACTGTATAGGATAAGTAGCAAACTGTAGCACTCTGGTTGTGCCCTGTCCAGTTGAATACGGTGTTGAAGATTCAGCATTTCAGCTAACAGATCGAATGAAATTTTCCAAGGAAACttagcgactaaaatttagcttactgtttacaccaaaatttaaaaagaaaatacgaaaactcgaagcttctaagattgtatcatcaaggaaacGATCATGTGTGAATCGATATCGGTTGGTTGTGATGCAGTGTcggaatcgactattttatagatgacgtcagcagacaacagagaaaatatgtcggactctataaaaaggaaaagattagggtccaagttatcttaagttagaaatattttcttttatcccaAGAATTGTAATAAGTCGTATTCGAGTAgtattcatgtttaggttccgggtataaatatttgaccctggttattgtaagaacaatcaatcaatcaatacaattacttttccAGCTTCAcgtcaacccttaggagtaggagtactgtagatctcgacaagttcttcaacaagcagggctacatcgactgatcgaccttcggcttgtctatgAGTACGGTCATAACTTGTATcatacttgtaaagctgcatcagccgattgatcttttacgagtataatataagttagtaatcgatctgtatcattatttgtaaggctgcatcagctaatTGAACTCTtgtgaatcataatatagatcaaagttattgatcttgtgttaaacaacttgttgtttaatacaatatcaccagttatcgaatctgctaagattagtaagatttttcttgctgttttttgctgattcactagttatcgatcttgttataattaatatttcattaattataacaaatcacctgattgagatagagatagatcggcatcatatcatcacaattggtcgtcttctagtctggtcacactTTGAATCTTATGATTGTTGACTTAATTCTACTAGGTCTGTTGTTTTGTCTCTATTCCAATtgaacatagtatgcattcaaagacatgtttcaattctgaataaactcactagttaatgagatccaatctaatgacactaccatagctacatcaatccggtcgaacctcactggtaagactttgggtta harbors:
- the LOC136518781 gene encoding PRA1 family protein F3-like — translated: MSKYGTIPTTSSIPPPGGSTSSSSSPVDFISRAKARGASALATRRPWRELADPRALSVPRGFSAAYRRARANLAHFAANYALVVLLVVFVSLLWRPVSMLVFLACFAAWLVLYFLRDRDADGALVVCGRGVGDGVVIAVLSAATLVLLLLTGATGFILTSLLVGLLLVLLHALLHRPADSIDDEAGRWYTPVPPSSY